The genomic DNA TTTTTGTATTTATATTTCGCCGTCAACGGTTTCAATAAACTATCCTTACAAAGAATATTATTACTTGCCGTTCCGTTTATTTTAGGACTCTCCGTTTATATTTATCTTCCAGTCAGAGCGGATAATCCTGTACTTGCATGGGGACATCCTGATACCTGGGATAATTTCTTCAGACACGTTTCCGGTAAGCAGTTCAGCGTATGGATGTTTACAGGTACTGAAAACGCTACAAAACAATTTTCGTATTTCAGAACTGCATATCCCCTTGAATTCTTCTACGCTCCTATGCTCTTAGCAATTTTAGGATTAGTGGAGATTTTCAAAAAGAGTTTAAAGCTTTTCTGGTACACACTTTTACTTGCAGGATTTTGTGTTCTGTATGCAATCAATTATGATATTCACGATATTGACTCATACTTCCTTCTTGCATACATTGTAACTGCAATATGGATAGGCTTCGGTATTTATTTTATAGTAAAAAGATTAGGTGAAGCCTCAAGAAAAAGTGTATCATTTATTTTAATATTTGTCGCTCTGCTCCCTATGAGCAACAGTTTTAAGTCTGTGAATGAAAGTCAGAATTATTATGTTAAAGATTACACTTTTAATATTTTCAATTCTGCTCCCCAAAATTCAATTATAGTTTCTACTCAGTGGGATTTCTGGTTATCAGCTTCAATTTATTTTCAGTATGTGGAAGGAATTAGAAAAGATTTGGTTATAATAGATAAGGAGCTTTTGAGAAAGACATGGTACGTACCGCACATAAAGCAGCATTATCCTGAAATTTATGCAAACAGCAAAGGTGAGTTCGATATATACTATAATGAGCTTTTGAAATTTGAAAAATATCCTGACAGATATACTAAACCGGCAAATGAATCTGAGAGGCAGGACGTTGCGAAGATTCAGGCAGCTTTTAAAGAATTACTTACGAGTATAGTTGATAAAAATCCGAACAGGAACTTTTTCACTACATTTGAAATTGAATCAGAGAAGAATGAAAGATTTGCAAATGCATATATGAGAATTCCGGAAGGATTATTAATAAGATACATGAAAGTAACGCCTGACTATGATAATTATGTTATGCCTCAGTTTACTTTTCAGAATAATCAGGATTCAGATTACTATCACACATTTTTAAGAAATGCATATTACAACGCTTACCTTAGCAGAGTAAA from Bacteroidota bacterium includes the following:
- a CDS encoding DUF2723 domain-containing protein codes for the protein MNTNKTKLIYQILAFVIPFIAYVITLAPTVTFIDAGELTTVCAKLGVAHPTGYPLFTLLGHIFSFLPTGSVVYSLNFMCAVLSSTTIVIFFNLMVFIFSKLKLNDDTWETALSDTVIYNVSFGAALILAFSKTFWDTSNAIEVYSLHTLFIVSNIYLFLRACNVTSFDTKANIFQREKYWLIFAFVLGLSFTNHLSTIFLSVGFLYLYFAVNGFNKLSLQRILLLAVPFILGLSVYIYLPVRADNPVLAWGHPDTWDNFFRHVSGKQFSVWMFTGTENATKQFSYFRTAYPLEFFYAPMLLAILGLVEIFKKSLKLFWYTLLLAGFCVLYAINYDIHDIDSYFLLAYIVTAIWIGFGIYFIVKRLGEASRKSVSFILIFVALLPMSNSFKSVNESQNYYVKDYTFNIFNSAPQNSIIVSTQWDFWLSASIYFQYVEGIRKDLVIIDKELLRKTWYVPHIKQHYPEIYANSKGEFDIYYNELLKFEKYPDRYTKPANESERQDVAKIQAAFKELLTSIVDKNPNRNFFTTFEIESEKNERFANAYMRIPEGLLIRYMKVTPDYDNYVMPQFTFQNNQDSDYYHTFLRNAYYNAYLSRVNYLMNFAKYNEAEQLINKAAEVNPTGGEILMMRNKIKQLRTMPTK